One part of the Mya arenaria isolate MELC-2E11 chromosome 3, ASM2691426v1 genome encodes these proteins:
- the LOC128227846 gene encoding uncharacterized protein LOC128227846, protein MVASIASKICSRLIQSKNTILRRVPIYPVFINKRNNSYGNLLQSNTVRIGCASGFWGDTMTAAPQLIYGGGLDYLVLDYLSEITMSLLTAMKNKDSNAGYPVDFVQVVIAPHIKEIKKRGIKVISNAGGVNPEACAAALQAVCSQAGIDLNIAVVNGDDLVHRAPELQNQGVKEMYSGVSMPKSVTSVNAYLGAGPISRALDLGADIIVTGRCVDSALVLAPLVHKFKWGYEEFDKLAQGSLAGHLIECGAQVTGGIFTDWHTVPNWSNIGFPIVECAEDGNFVVTKPPKTGGIVSKATVAEQLLYEIGDPACYQLPDVNCDFTQVSLGDVDGHDGEAVFVSGARGVASSSQYKVSATYMDGYRMTAVCCVGGPRSKDKAERTAEAILKRTRAIFKQLKMADFSKVNIEILGSENNYGHNSKLPAGSREAVLWLAVHHPDKRALNILAREIAPAGTGMAPGLTGIVGGRPKVSPVLKLFSFLHDKDDLKIDIAMNGKHVETYTPPKVAQEGQSSGSPKQSEVKATGEVHIGSHSYRLEDLAYTRSGDKGNSCNIGVIARHPAYLPYIRQALTEVTVAEYFAHLLEADKGAKVDRYECPGIHGLNFVLHEALGGGGIASLRSDPQGKAYGQMMLDFEIHDMPALVDIINES, encoded by the exons ATGGTGGCCTCCATCGCCAGCAAAATTTGTAGTCGGTTAATTCAATCTAAAAATACTATATTAAGGCGTGTTCCTATTTATCCGGTTTtcataaacaaaagaaataatagTTATGGCAATCTGTTGCAGAGCAATACAGTGCGAATCGGATGTGCCTCAGGGTTTTGGGGCGATACAATGACTGCAG CTCCTCAACTGATTTATGGGGGTGGCCTTGACTACTTGGTTCTAGATTACTTATCGGAGATAACCATGTCTCTACTCACAGCCATGAAGAACAAGGATAGTAAT GCTGGCTACCCTGTTGACTTTGTCCAGGTTGTTATTGCTCCACACATAAAGGAAATCAAGAAAAGAG gaATAAAGGTGATTAGCAATGCAGGAGGGGTGAATCCAGAGGCCTGTGCTGCGGCCCTACAGGCTGTCTGTTCTCAAGCCGGCATTGACCTCAACATCGCAGTTGTCAATGGAGATGACCTCGTGCACAGG GCTCCAGAGCTGCAGAATCAAGGTGTTAAGGAGATGTACAGTGGAGTTTCCATGCCGAAGTCTGTCACCAGTGTGAATGCCTACCTCGG AGCGGGTCCGATATCTCGTGCCCTGGACCTTGGGGCAGATATCATAGTGACGGGCCGCTGTGTGGATAGCGCCCTTGTCCTGGCTCCGCTTGTACACAAG TTCAAGTGGGGCTATGAAGAATTTGACAAACTAGCCCAGGGAAG TCTGGCTGGTCACCTGATCGAGTGTGGAGCGCAGGTGACAGGCGGGATTTTCACAGACTGGCATACCGTACCAAACTG GTCCAACATTGGTTTCCCTATCGTGGAGTGTGCAGAAGACGGCAACTTTGTTGTCACCAAGCCTCCCAAAACAGGCGGGATTGTATCCAAGGCAACGGTTGCTGAGCAGCTATTGTACGAAATAGGTGACCCTGCATGTTATCAGCTGCCCGATGTCAACTGTGATTTTACGCAGGTCTCTTTGGGGGATGTTGATG GTCATGACGGAGAGGCGGTGTTTGTGTCTGGGGCCAGGGGAGTTGCATCATCGTCACAGTACAAG GTGAGTGCAACCTACATGGACGGGTACAGAATGACGGCTGTGTGTTGTGTCGGGGGACCCAGGTCAAAGGACAAGGCTGAACGTACTGCTGAAGCAATTCTCAAGAG AACAAGGGccatttttaaacagttaaagatGGCTGACTTTTCGAAAGTAAATATTGAGATACTGGGCTCAGAAAATAACTACGGACATAATTCAAAGTTACCTGCA GGCAGTCGTGAAGCTGTGCTTTGGCTTGCTGTACACCACCCTGACAAAAGAGCGCTGAACATTCTCGCCCGGGAGATAGCCCCAGCTGGAACTGGAATGG CTCCTGGACTTACAGGCATTGTAGGAGGCAGACCTAAAGT GTCACCAGTCCTaaaattgttttcctttctcCATGACAAAGATGATCTGAAG ATTGACATTGCAATGAACGGAAAACATGTTGAGACATACACTCCACCAAAAGTAGCCCAGGAAGGTCAAAGTTCAGGGTCACCTAAGCAATCAGAGGTGAAGGCCACTGGTGAAGTACACATTGGGTCACATTCTTACCGCCTGGAGGACCTGGCATACACCAGGAGTGGAGACAAAGGGAACAGTTGCAATATTG GTGTGATAGCACGGCACCCAGCCTACCTCCCTTACATCAGACAGGCTCTGACGGAGGTTACTGTGGCTGAATATTTCGCCCATCTACTTGAAGCTGACAAGGGCGCTAAAGTAGACAG aTATGAATGTCCAGGAATCCATGGCCTCAACTTTGTGCTTCATGAGGCCCTAGGAGGGGGTGGTATTGCCTCACTACGCAGTGACCCTCAG GGCAAAGCTTACGGTCAGATGATGCTGGATTTTGAAATTCACGATATGCCAGCTTTGGTCGACATCATTAACGAGTCCTGA